The DNA segment CTTGACCAGCAGACAAAAatgagattaaaaaaataaattataacaatCGAGAGACCCTTAAACCCCCATTTGCGGTGATaacaagaaaaaaggaaagaaagaaagaaagaaaagaagcaaACATTTTTAGAACTTCAGAATCTGCAGAGTATACTTCTTCAGAAGTAAGTCATGGTATCTCAGTAATGCTATTGAAGAATAtcggattgaattttgcaaaaaggaaccaagaacattccaatgtcgctaggtttgtgcaacttacattcttggaagcactattactaaaacaatgcaaaaaattgaatttacaaaggtaatttttttcatgaatttttagtTGATTAAGAGTTAGGATGAAACTTTTttggatgatcagtttatatttgcaaggtaaacaaaGATGCACAGTCTTAGCggcattggaatgctcttggttccttctttttttgcaaaacgcaatccatttGTCAGGTAGAGACTTATTTagcacatttggactgcattttgcaattaggaactatgaattctggctcttcttaCACTTCTTCacaaaaacacttatgtgcttagAGAAACTtctggcacatacgtcgtttctaaactgggctagaatttataattccaaattgcaaaatgtagtccatttataattttctacacatttggactacattttgcaatttggaactataaattctagccggtttaaaaacaacgtatgtgccattggtttcctgcgcacataagtgtttttccagaagagctagAATTGaatttccaaattgcaaaatgcagtccatttcatcgCAAGAGAGGGTCTTTTTGGGCACCTGCCTTTCAATCACACTTGAAGGACTGACTGCCATTCATGAACCTATCCATTAGGACATACTCCCATTTACGTTGCTTGAAGGATATCAAGTGCCCTGCATTCCTGACCAGAACTTCGGTGAAGGTGCCCGTCGTCTTCGAGTACCAGGCAACCCGATCGCCAATTCTGAAGGGACACCTTTTCGCCGTGCTGTACTCCCGCGCACGGGGCCATCTCAGCGAATCGTAGAGCTTCAAACTCAGATAATAAGGAGCATATAAATCGAGGGTTCCTGAGAAAATAAGTATCGGAACATCATCCGTCGAAAGAAGCTTCTCGAGCCACGAACGCCCCGAAGTCATGAGTTCCGCCCTCATATGTCCCTTGGTCTCTTTACTACTCTGGTAGGGTCGATCGCCCACGTGGAGCATCCTCTTCGTCTCGGCGTCGTTCAAGAAATCCCGCTCCGCACCAGACCCGCGAGTCTCGTCGTTAACAAAGTCCAAAAGGTACCTCAAACCGGTTGTCTTCGCGATGACACCCAAATAACGAGAATAGTCATCGTAGGCCTGCGCAGTATCCCCCGCCTTGATGCTGTTCCGGATTCGATCTTCCTCCATCTTGAAAGCGTCCGCCGTTTTCGAATCGATCAGGCTCAGCCCTTGGAGATGCGCAGCATGGTACATCATATCAAGCGCTGACATAAACGCGGAACTTACCATGACTCCCGCCAACGGCATTTTCAAAACGGAGACTTCGTTCATCTCGTGGATCTTGCAGCCGATGCCGAAAGCGGACTTCCCGGCGTAGGAGTTGCCGTAGAAGAAGAGTTTGGTCCGTCGCAAGGCCGGGAAAAGTTGGTATAGTTGTGAGAGGCCCTCGTACAAGCTGAGCACTGTGTCCTGATCCGTCCTCGCGTACCCGGAATCGATGCTCGTGTAGCTGAACCCGGCGCCGATGGGGTTGTCGATGAAGAGCATGTTGTAGTCGCGGTTGAGGGTGATACGTCGACGTTTTAGGGTGTTGGATTCGGTGAGTTTGTATGGGCCCTGCTCGAAGAGGAGTCCTACTAGGGAACTGGTGCCCGGGCCGCCTGAGAGCCAGACCACCAGAGGGCGCTCTTGCCAGTTGCCGCGCTGGCTTTTGAAGAGCCAGAAGAAGAGGTTGGAGTCGGTCGTTTTGTTGATGGTCAGGAACCCGGAGAAactttcgatgtttttaaatgCGGGTCGCACTGTCGCTAATTTTAGGGCTTCTTTGATTTTCCCTTTTTCGATGTACGGAGTGAGGAAGAGGGCAGAATCTTCACCGACTGGAGTGGCGCCGATGCCATGCCCAGGTTGATTTGCCGCGAAGGAAGTCACGTCTTGGAGGATCGCTAAGACGATTATTTGGTTGATTATACaaaatttccacatttttccCACGTGGTAAATTTATCACAGAATAACGGGCTCCTGAGGCGATAAGCTAGACTTGTTTTATATACAATGGGCAACGAAAAATATATAAGAATATGTCTCAAGATACGGATGTGCGAGATCGTAATTTAGCCACTAGGAAACGCTTAATGCATATctctgaaattgaaggcgaacctttCACGATGCAAAAACTGAGGATTTCCTTTGGGAACGTTTTACAAAACCGCACATGATGTGGTAAATCGTGTTTTAACCGCAGGAGAGACATCGAATTTAAAACACCGTAGGTTAATTTTTAGCGCAACTAAAACGGGGACTGAATGAAATGTTAATCTGTAATGATTCCATCGAAGCCGAATGATTGCCTCTTGAAACCGCGGGCGATATTAGATAAGTGATTTAAGTTCACGAATTTCAATAAGCACCTTAAATAAGTTCAAGTGCTTTGCCACTCAATTTTGTGCTTATTACGAGTACATCATATTTGGACCGCTTTTATAGGAGGGAATTatgccacatcggctattgccaaatttaaatcggcaatttaatttttttacaagagaacgtttttgcgagttcctttaaaaattttgagattcattgaaatttgtacaaaaatccgcacaaccgttttcatgtaaaaaattaaactaaattaaattaaactaattaaatttggcaacagctgatttggcttggctcctttctgcttaacgcggtctattTACGAACCTGtgtaattttatattttgtgaacTTACGTTGCCACATAGAACCGAATGGTAACCAAATGAGAGGCCGTCCAAGAAATATGTCCGGTACTTTGGGCAAATTTTACCCTCCCTCTTAGAATTTTGGACCCTCCttcgccaccccccccccccctcgtaaggCACTCGTAAATCAACCTCccgcttccttttttttaaaaaaactcaacgTTCGCCTGATCCCTCCTCGTTCAtaattttgcaggaaaaaacGGAGAGTCTAAAAATAGatggtaaatattttttattgaaacaatttattaaggtgaatccaggcttggaaccTCGCAATtaggccaccacgtcgcgctgctcagaatagccatATATATTTGCCAAAGTAATAAGAACCGTAATATTTATGCAAGATTGAGGATCCAGgggatatagcaacatacttgaggaaccttcagtaaaaaaatcttctcaaaattctcaaaagtAAGGTCGTAACTACGGCAGAAATTAATTCTCATTGCGGCAATGGgcgagagagagacagaacaggAGGGATTCAGTTGCGAGCTCggccaccgccgcgccgctgagctgaaagtttcaaccgtactttctctgcgcttttaattcaaattgcaaacatttttggcTTAAAAAGTCGGGCAAAAAATAATCTGTATCTTGTGGATCTGTTTTTTGTAATATGAACAATAgtatttcagtaatcgtcgaaggaaagtgaaattctcagtggtgactggtggcgctatctctaatcttgaattatccctagtcgaaccctggattcaccttaatttttttttttttttttttaaaaaaaatggagggcTTACATACGAGGTAATCCTGGTTAGGCAAGTTTAGGCCCTCTCATCAACCCTAAATGATTCGCATAAATTACTTTCACGGCCAACGGTGGATCGAGTGTATTAAAGAGgttggacacgaaattttgactaaaactgcaaatttttatatttattttgtcacattttaaagtgaaaagAATGTCTctggatgaaaatttcacgaggaaaccagtaaacccacttttagaacctcaaagttttgcataaacggagttataagtgtttaaagCTCCCAAATTTGGTCctacctctcctattggctcgatccactgtgcggcctcTGCAGGACGATAAAGCTAATTTGACACAATCAAACGGTGCTATAAATCTATCAAGGTCaaatgctgtgattggtccatgTTATCGAACAAGCCAATCACAGCGCCTGACCCTGATACATTGATAGCACGATTTGCTCGTGTGACATTAGCTAATGAGCTCTGCAACGTCGCGTCGGGTCGCAAACCAAGGCACGTGGTCTCCGAGTTTATCAATCGACCGGTCTTAACTCTTTGCCCGTAGAAtaactgttctgccgtgctaaggaaaaacgtcgtatgagacttcaggcgttgccaaattttctttgataaaacacgaattccctggtaaacttatgaatatccctcttccaatttttcagggaatattctttgtattttgatctaaagttcctgaaaatttcaaggaaaagtattcacaattttccttataaataaacattttatcaaaggaaatttggcaactctcgagtgttcatacggcgttcttccttagtacggcagtgttGAAGTGCTGCGGATTTGTAGCGAGGCGCGGTATCATAGAAACATAATCACCGATCCCTCGCCCCACAACAGCAAACACGGCTCGGAAGTAATTCGAGTGTGTGCGTCGGGTAGTCATCGCAAAAAACTTTGTTGCCTCCGGGGGAGAGGTGGGCGCCGGCGCCCGGGAACAgatcaaaataaaatagggaGCGCTCCctaagtaaatacaccgatGACAGCTCCGAATGGCGGGACGCAAACACGTAGAACTTTATGCTGATTAAACTTTTACGGGTTCACTCCCGGAGTTACGCCCGCCGCGCCTTCAAATTCGGCCGGGGCGGCGCCGACGTATTACGCGCTTTTTATTTCCGCGAGcatgtgagggtgtgtgtgtatctacatttttctaccacgcacagtggatcgagtcaattggagaggtcgtacatgaaatttttgactaaaactacaaattttgatgtttatttcatcacattttgaattttaaggagtgcttccagataaaaatttcacgagaaaactaatTGAACTACTTTCAGAAccccaaaattttgtatgaacggagttataagcgtttaaagtttccaaattttgtccgaactttaccattaactcgatccattgtgccaCGCCTCCAGCGTGCGTCGCGGATTCGGGGTTTTCCGACTTTTGATCCCTCCGCGAGAGCCTCCCGTAATATTTTTGCTCGTCCTTTGTtccgtttttcttttctctctttttcatttaaattattttcgggAAGGAGATAACCATGTTTCAAAGGAACGGAGGATGAAAGGTATTCGTATAGCAACGAAATCGCACGACAACCGCACAAGATCAGAACGCATGTATGACGATAATAATTTTCTCGTTGAATTTCAAATGCAGCTCGGTGAACACATTCGTATGACAATCAACAATAATCCTTACTATGAACTCTTCAAGCccgtcaattttcatttttttgtcagattttatTCTAGAGATTGACTaggccaattttcatgatttttgcgtccATCGAAGGGAGGTGGTGCCTGAATAATCCCGCTCTACAAactgaaccgcgttaagcagaaaggaaccaagccacatcagctattgccaaatttaatcgggcaatttaattttttacacgaaaacggttgtgagaattttcaaaccaatttctgtgaattttctccattgtgcgaggcaaattccttaaaattttcaacggaaTCCGCACgaatgttctctcgtaaaaaaattaaattgcccagttaaattcggcaacagatgatgtggcttggttcctttctgttaaacgcggtccaactaaCGGGTGTACGCAAAGAAAGCGCCCTCAAGGGCGCCGTGtaagggttgggccgcgtagcaaACAGGGGGTGTGCAGGTGTGCCCTTAATAAAATGGTAAGCTCTCACTTTGCTCTAGAGTCTCAGTTTTAGTTATACTTCGCTGTAGAGATCTGATGTACTTCCTTGTTTTTTGCCGCTATTGATACGCAAATCACcagtgaatgtttttttttttttttctttaaaaaattttttggaatataATGCAAAGAGGTTATTTTTGAAGACCCGAAGCGTTCTCTAGAGGTTGTGCACGCGTGCGTGACGGCCAAAGGCCGGACTCCTGGTATAATTATTATACCTGACGGTTTTTTGAAAAGGGAGGGGTTtaagattcaagaaaaaaagtagCAGAAGCAGGCATCTCACCGATGAATCACAAGAGTCTTAGatattattataaaaaaattcgggtcaaaaaatgaaaccaacTTTTCCAACTGACTGAACCAGAATTATAGTTAAGGTAACTGACTATTTATGAATCGACCCAACTGATTTTTGCGGCCACCGAGAAGTGGATCGAATTTAGCAAAATGGAACCAGTGGGactacagtgttttcaaaattgcgcaaattctttttaaaaaaaactgagaaaactggaaaaaatactgaatatatGTACcgtattaaaatttaaacaattatttccctttaaagTTAACAAGTTTTTGATGGGatacaaaaactatttgctatctTGGGAGACTTGTCATGataataattatgaagaagcaaaattttaacaacactgtgattgcgctagttcctttttgctaaatgctatCCAAGCGTTAACCTCTAGATGAGccatttttctgtaaattttttttaagggaacGGCCTTTAAGGGCGCAAAGCGTTCCCTGCGGAATTATGCAGGGGGCGCAGGCTCACCTCCAATGCTGCTCCCATTCCCTAGAACACTACACGATTTATGATCGACTCCCAAGAAGTTCCGTACGATTGGCTCAACACGTAAATGTGACAACAGCGCAGTCGCGACTTAGAAAAGATTCTCGATAAGGAGCTTCAGTCGAGAAAGCTCAAAGCAGCGTTTCAAGTTGCCCGTCGAGCACCacgtcgccgcacagtggatcgagtcgagcagaggtcagacaaaaaattatttacttaaaaatataaattttgatgtttattttgttgcatttcaaactttaaggGGAGTATCCTGGAGAACATTTCACGGGAAAACCAGTGGAGCTACTTTCAGAACCTAAAAGTTTTGTgcgaacggagttataagcgtttaaagttgctgaaattttgtccgacctctcctattgacccgatccattgtgcgccgacCCGACCTGTCGGAAGCTCCCGCGGCGGACTGACAACGCAGCCCGCGCTCAAAGCCGAATAACCGATGATTGAATTCGCAAAcattcaatgaaaactttatgaAACGACTTTTCAATTTCCTAATCTACTTTTGCAGATCTTAATTTTCGAATAAGCGGACGGAGTCGCTTgtcgccgccgccgctgccgcGGGATCGCGaagcggggaggggggcggggggttggATTGACAGAATGGTTTCGAGCGTGGGAAGTGGCGGGAGCGGAAGGAAATGATCGGAAGGAAGACAAATTAGCGGTTGCCATGTCTGGGAAGCTGTAAGCGGGCGCCGGCGTCACGGATTATGGTACATCCTCTAGAGTGCCTGCGTAGGAAGAGTGGGACTTGtaagtaattttgaggttagttcATGGAGCTTTTATTCGCAGTGCCCAGAAacgcagccaacctatgaattcaaattatccagaataagataagatattttattcaaaaagtaaaacataaagCAAAGACAACACCAATCTGCCCGGAAAATTAGGATGCCCAGTTAATCATGCCGGATCAGACATAAAATTCAATTCAACTGATAATAATAATAgacgaaagaga comes from the Bemisia tabaci chromosome 7, PGI_BMITA_v3 genome and includes:
- the LOC109031417 gene encoding venom serine carboxypeptidase-like — translated: MWKFCIINQIIVLAILQDVTSFAANQPGHGIGATPVGEDSALFLTPYIEKGKIKEALKLATVRPAFKNIESFSGFLTINKTTDSNLFFWLFKSQRGNWQERPLVVWLSGGPGTSSLVGLLFEQGPYKLTESNTLKRRRITLNRDYNMLFIDNPIGAGFSYTSIDSGYARTDQDTVLSLYEGLSQLYQLFPALRRTKLFFYGNSYAGKSAFGIGCKIHEMNEVSVLKMPLAGVMVSSAFMSALDMMYHAAHLQGLSLIDSKTADAFKMEEDRIRNSIKAGDTAQAYDDYSRYLGVIAKTTGLRYLLDFVNDETRGSGAERDFLNDAETKRMLHVGDRPYQSSKETKGHMRAELMTSGRSWLEKLLSTDDVPILIFSGTLDLYAPYYLSLKLYDSLRWPRAREYSTAKRCPFRIGDRVAWYSKTTGTFTEVLVRNAGHLISFKQRKWEYVLMDRFMNGSQSFKCD